A section of the Paenibacillus odorifer genome encodes:
- a CDS encoding cytidine deaminase translates to MNKEELMESARNTKKAAYAPYSKFPVGAALLLKDGNVINGVNVENVSFGATNCAERTAIFTAITKGYTKGDFQAIAVAGDTMDFLPPCSICRQVLSEFCLPDMPVYLTNEKKEILELSLRDLLPYAFKNLEM, encoded by the coding sequence ATGAATAAAGAAGAATTAATGGAAAGCGCACGTAACACAAAGAAAGCTGCTTATGCCCCTTATTCTAAATTTCCAGTTGGAGCAGCCTTATTACTTAAAGATGGAAATGTTATTAATGGAGTAAACGTAGAAAATGTATCTTTTGGCGCTACTAATTGTGCTGAGAGAACAGCAATCTTCACGGCTATTACAAAGGGCTATACTAAAGGTGATTTTCAGGCTATAGCTGTAGCAGGTGACACAATGGATTTTCTGCCGCCATGCAGTATCTGCAGACAAGTATTATCGGAATTCTGTTTGCCCGACATGCCTGTCTATTTAACTAATGAGAAAAAAGAAATCTTAGAGCTGAGTTTAAGGGATTTATTGCCTTACGCATTCAAAAATTTAGAGATGTAA